The following coding sequences are from one Equus caballus isolate H_3958 breed thoroughbred chromosome 27, TB-T2T, whole genome shotgun sequence window:
- the LOC138920985 gene encoding olfactory receptor 11L1-like: MEPQNISTVTEFQLLGFQDLLEWQTLLFSIFLFIYFLTVTVNVVIIVVVGQDQRLHSPTYMVLKHLSFLEIWYTSTIVPLLLSNLLSRGQSISFPAYMAQLYFFVFFGATECFLLAMMAYDRYLAICSPLHYTFLMSPEMCSKLVATSWLPGFSTGFLPSLMISKLDFCGPNQINHFFCDLPPLMELSCSRIYITEMVIFILSIAVLCICFFLTLVSYVFIVSSLLRIPSASGRMKTFATCGSHLLVVTIYYGSMISMYVFPNTHLSPEINKIISVFYTVVTPLLNPVIYSLRNKDFKVAVKKVVASKCGICGVRMKEILFIS; the protein is encoded by the coding sequence ATGGAGCCCCAAAATATATCCACTGTCACTGAGTTTCAGCTGCTAGGATTCCAGGACCTTCTTGAGTGGCAGACcctccttttttccattttcttgttcaTCTACTTCCTCACAGTAACAGTGAATGTTGTCATTATTGTAGTGGTGGGCCAGGACCAGCGACTGCACTCACCTACGTACATGGTCCTCAAACACCTCTCATTTCTGGAGATCTGGTATACATCCACCATTGTGCCCCTTCTCCTATCCAACCTGCTTTCCCGGGGCCAGTCCATCTCTTTCCCTGCCTATATGGCCCAGCTCTacttttttgtgttctttggggCTACTGAGTGCTTTCTTCTGGCCATGATGGCCTATGACCGATATCTGGCCATCTGCAGCCCACTACACTACACTTTCCTGATGAGTCCTGAGATGTGCAGCAAGTTGGTGGCAACCTCCTGGTTGCCAGGGTTCAGCACAGGATTTTTGCCCTCCCTGATGATTTCCAAGTTGGATTTCTGTGGGCCCAATCAgatcaatcatttcttctgtgacctcCCTCCCCTCATGGAGCTCTCATGTTCCAGAATTTATATCACAGAGATGGTCATCTTTATCCTTTCAATTGCTGTGCTGtgcatttgcttttttcttacaCTTGTGTCTTATGTTTTCATTGTGTCCTCCCTATTGAGAATTCCTTCAGCCTCTGGCCGGATGAAGACTTTTGCCACATGTGGCTCCCATCTGCTTGTTGTCACTATCTACTATGGATCCATGATCTCCATGTATGTTTTCCCCAATACCCATCTGTCACCTGAAATCAACAAGATCATTTCTGTCTTCTACACCGTGGTCACCCCATTGCTAAACCCTGTTATCTACAGCTTGAGGAACAAAGACTTCAAAGTGGCCGTTAAAAAAGTTGTGGCAAGTAAATGTGGCATCTGTGGAGTAAGAAtgaaggaaattttatttattagttaa